In the genome of Bacteroidota bacterium, the window CCTTGGTCCACCCTAACTTGAGGAACGCGAGCCATTGCCTCACGAAATGAAGCTTGGGAAACTGGGCCCCTCAAAACCGTAGGATGAGTTTGCATGATCTTCTCCTTATCTTATAAAACTTTTTGCCAAACAGAGAACGGGGCTTTTGAAAGCATGCTGCACCTGCCATTTCCAATCCAACCATTGCGTTAGAGTAACATCCTCAAATCCCTTAAGGTTTTTATAAGGTGCAACACCATCAAGAGAGTTTGCCGTTTCAACAGCGGCACGCCAATTCAAATATATCGCATCCGTTTTATCTGTAAAACCACGTTCAAATCTTGTTCCTTGAAGTGCGATCCTTCCAGTCTTTTGGGCAAAAATCCCAACATCTTGAATGCCTCTGAATAATGCTCTACCTACGCTAACAGTTCTTAGGAACATCCCTTACAGTCTTGGCATGCTTTTAATTTTTCGGCTAGCTGAAGTCCGCCAGTAGAAATTCCCAGCCCACCTTTTCCTGTTTCTTTTAAACTGCCGTGCATTTTATCTGATGCATCAATACATCCTTCAAGGACATCGTCTGGAGAGAGCTCGCTCAAATATTTATTGGCCGCTAATGTAGCCGCAGTTATTGCCGTTGCAGCGCCAACGGCATTCCTGATCATGCATGGATAAGCGACAAGCCCTCCGATAGGATCGCAGACCAGCCCTTCAAATCCTTTTAAGGCAAAGGCCACGGCATTCATAACATCTGCCGGTGACCCTCCCATCAATTCTGTCGCCGCGGCAGCTGCCATAGCTGAAGCTGCGCCGATTTCTGCCTGGCAGCCATTATTCCCGCCGTTCATTCTCATTTTACCGTTTATCAAAAGGCCTATAAGCCCCGCCGCAAACAATGCTTCCGTTAAACGTCTTGGCGCAAATATTTCCTCATCTGAATATTTGTAATATTCTTTCATAGCTTTAAGAACTCCTGGAATTACGCCGCATGCGCCTGCTGTAGGCGCCGCAACTATTAAGCCCCTCCGCGCATTCCACTCATTTGAAGCGTAAGCGTATACTGCAGCTTGCGTAGTTATACTTGAAATTGCGGGATTTCCCTGCCAAGCTTTTTTGAACGCCTCGTAAAGAGCTTTCACATATTTATCATCTCTATTCACTTCGTTTTTTTCCAGCTTTGCTTCTAATACAATTTCCGCTTCTCTTGCGTTATATCTTGTTTGTATTAATGGGGCTGTTATCATGAATTGCCATTTCGAATAACTTTCATTTAATGAGGGATGGCCTTTCCCTTTTCGGCGATCTTTCTTGAATCTTTGAGTCTCGCCAAAAACATATCTTATTGCGCCAACAAAATCATCTATAGTTTCGTATGGAAATCCAAGAGCCATTTGAGTAAATTTTGGCGCATTCCCCGCAATTGGCGATGGCTTCGTATAAAAAAGTGGTTCCTTAGCATTTATACCTGCTTCAACAGACTCAAACATAATGCCTAGCAATTTTTGCATATCATCTACCACTTTATCTTCGATCTTTCCCTTGATCCGTGCTTCATAATCTATCGCAATTTGCGAAATACTTTTATCCTCTCTAGTTGCTTTTTCCAACAGTGAAGCAAAATCTCTAAAATCCGGCTCAAAAGTTACCAATGGCTCCGCTATCAAATCAACTTCTGCCATTTTCTTAACTATCCCGTTTATTTTCACCTTAGCGCCTTCTGACAACTTCTTATCAAGGCATATAACCATTCGCCCATTCTTCGCGTGATTTTCATTGGCAGTCGAGTCATTGATAATTCTATATCCCAAAACGTCAAAATATTCCTTTATGTTTTTCGGTGATTTTTCACCTAAACTTATTAAATATGTCGGCGTATTGCCTCTTATAGGTTCAAGTTGTTTCTGCAGTTTGCAATCATCGCCAAATATTTCTAATAGTTCTATATTGCTGGCTCCGGGCGAGTCTCCTGTAAATTCATACATAATAGTTTTACCATCGCTTCCCGTCGCAGAAAGAATAAATTTAATCGTATTTCTTCCCATTGATTTGTCTTGTTTATTGATGAAGCCGCCAAAAGCGATCTCTTTCGCGCCTATTGTTATGTTTTTTATTTCCGGCGCGTCTTTTGCTGGTATTAATTTCGCGTCATCGTGATGAATATCAAGCAATCCGGCAATTACCGCCTCATCGGAATAATGCCCCTTTCCCGACCCATTTTTATCTAGGGCAAAGGTATTTGTCATTTGCACTTTCAAGCCATATGTTGAATCACTATCCAAAAACCCCGCCTCAAACCCGGCCGCGATCAAGTTTCGAACTGTTCGAGCAATACGGTTTGCTCCGCAAGTATGTGAACTGGAAGTCGGTATCATCGCGGGACCGATAATATTGTCAACAAGGCTTGTCCGGCCGATCCCTTTTTCGACAAGATCCATAACCCTTCTTTTTAATTCTTCAAATTTCGCAGTATTGATGGGCTGGCCTTTTTTATCTCGGAGGCTAAAAGTAGCGATACTTTTCCCTTCTTCTTCCAAACTTTCAATAATCAAATATTCTATATCGACCTCTTCCGCTGTCATTATTTCACATATTTTAGCCAGCCATTTTGTCAAATGCCTGTCTTTGATCCCAATGCGGACTTTTGCTTTTTCTATTTTTTGAGAATTTGAAGTGCTTTTCTCTTCTAATCCCCCAATAATTGAAATCCTCTCCTTAATTCCAAAAAATCGTTTAATCTGTTCCGCTAATTTTTTAGGATTTTGCCTTAACAAAATCTCTGTGGGAATTTGTTTGAAATATTGGTCAACTAATCCCCTAATTCCTCCTGCCCCGATTTGTTTGCCATCCTCTCCTATGCTCTTCTCTGAAGTTATTCTTATTGTTTCATTGAGTACTAAATTTTGCTTTTCTTGAAGCACTTTCTCTTTTTCCTTTCTACACGCTTTCTCCTCATCTGTTGAAGCAAAATCCTCAGATGAAATAAAGCTGACAGCATATGTTTGCCCATCTAATGCTTTCCCATTTCCATTTCTAAATGTGAAATTCCTCATAAACCGCACTTCATAATTCCTGCCGTGCAGCTCTCCAAATAATCTTTCAAATGCTCCTGGAATATCTCTATAAGCGAGAGTTAAGCCGTTATCGGAATCCATTGTTTCGGCAATAAACTTCATTGTCCTTGATTTATCCGTATTCCGAACTTCCTCATCTTCTGCCATT includes:
- a CDS encoding L-serine ammonia-lyase, iron-sulfur-dependent, subunit alpha, which gives rise to MAVSFNSTKVNSVVLAARRMPCMASRRRFLDESPVGTWCDHRNQSIVGDANIFGQLIPGRVWGGGIPIISWQKDIQASLATIAHILVSAPEFDKRTTEKEKMRAALLIAECHRSVMAEDEEVRNTDKSRTMKFIAETMDSDNGLTLAYRDIPGAFERLFGELHGRNYEVRFMRNFTFRNGNGKALDGQTYAVSFISSEDFASTDEEKACRKEKEKVLQEKQNLVLNETIRITSEKSIGEDGKQIGAGGIRGLVDQYFKQIPTEILLRQNPKKLAEQIKRFFGIKERISIIGGLEEKSTSNSQKIEKAKVRIGIKDRHLTKWLAKICEIMTAEEVDIEYLIIESLEEEGKSIATFSLRDKKGQPINTAKFEELKRRVMDLVEKGIGRTSLVDNIIGPAMIPTSSSHTCGANRIARTVRNLIAAGFEAGFLDSDSTYGLKVQMTNTFALDKNGSGKGHYSDEAVIAGLLDIHHDDAKLIPAKDAPEIKNITIGAKEIAFGGFINKQDKSMGRNTIKFILSATGSDGKTIMYEFTGDSPGASNIELLEIFGDDCKLQKQLEPIRGNTPTYLISLGEKSPKNIKEYFDVLGYRIINDSTANENHAKNGRMVICLDKKLSEGAKVKINGIVKKMAEVDLIAEPLVTFEPDFRDFASLLEKATREDKSISQIAIDYEARIKGKIEDKVVDDMQKLLGIMFESVEAGINAKEPLFYTKPSPIAGNAPKFTQMALGFPYETIDDFVGAIRYVFGETQRFKKDRRKGKGHPSLNESYSKWQFMITAPLIQTRYNAREAEIVLEAKLEKNEVNRDDKYVKALYEAFKKAWQGNPAISSITTQAAVYAYASNEWNARRGLIVAAPTAGACGVIPGVLKAMKEYYKYSDEEIFAPRRLTEALFAAGLIGLLINGKMRMNGGNNGCQAEIGAASAMAAAAATELMGGSPADVMNAVAFALKGFEGLVCDPIGGLVAYPCMIRNAVGAATAITAATLAANKYLSELSPDDVLEGCIDASDKMHGSLKETGKGGLGISTGGLQLAEKLKACQDCKGCS